Proteins from one Streptomyces sp. NBC_00289 genomic window:
- a CDS encoding DUF3040 domain-containing protein has product MPLSEHEQRMLEQMERALYAEDPKFASALEGSGLRTYTRRRVYQAVAGFLVGIALLMAGMVAKQVWLSVVGFLVMLGCAVLAVTGWRKAPKPGEQPAGGAPQAQGQGQGRRQGRQRRSMMDRIEQRWQRRRDEQQGH; this is encoded by the coding sequence GTGCCGCTCTCGGAGCACGAGCAGCGCATGCTCGAGCAGATGGAGCGAGCGCTGTACGCCGAAGATCCCAAGTTCGCGTCGGCGCTCGAGGGAAGCGGGCTGCGTACGTACACCCGGCGTCGGGTCTACCAGGCGGTCGCGGGCTTCCTCGTGGGTATCGCGCTCCTCATGGCCGGTATGGTCGCCAAGCAGGTCTGGCTCAGCGTGGTGGGCTTCCTCGTCATGCTGGGCTGTGCGGTCCTCGCCGTGACCGGCTGGCGCAAGGCCCCCAAGCCGGGTGAACAGCCCGCGGGCGGTGCACCGCAGGCCCAGGGCCAGGGTCAAGGCCGCCGTCAGGGACGGCAGCGGCGCTCCATGATGGACCGGATCGAGCAGCGCTGGCAGCGGCGCCGCGACGAACAACAGGGCCACTAG